A window of Rhododendron vialii isolate Sample 1 chromosome 11a, ASM3025357v1 genomic DNA:
TGGGAACCCATTGTCTTACCGTTTTCACTGAATCGAAATGGATAGCACCTTCCAATTTTGTCTTCTGGGTAAAAGGTCTCCATTGTGACAGGTAAAAGCATCTCACATGGCAAATCGGTTTAGATAGTTGTCGGATTTGAAAAAATTTGTCATCTTTAGCCACATGTTTTAGAGTACTCTACAGTACAATAAAATTTTGGTCATTGATGTGTTTTGTCTATGCATTGCTAATTTAGCATGTAtcggaattttaaaaaaagaccgTTATGTATCATATCAACCATTACGCAACAAAATTTTAGATCTCTGATTACCGTCATGTTTTTTACGCAATTCAAAAACCTGCTATGTATATTGCTCAACATTTaacaaaaagaagaggagaaaaatttattcttcACTCTAAGCCTCTGATCTCACCTTCCAATTTTGATTTAGGAATTTGGTTTGTGTGTTTGCCCCTGATGCCATGATTCACCATTATGCAATCATAACAATAAGTGTAAAGAGGATAAAATTGATCACAAGAGCACTATTTTTCCATGGACGAGAAACCATCATGACGTAGATAAATGTTGCCAATCCCTTTGTACTCGCATTATCAATCCAACCAGTTAAACATCTCATTTACTTTAAGAGCGAGTCAGCGACGCGTAAAACATAGCAAATATcgacaaaaccaaaaatcaacAGCCAAAAAGTGTCATTTTAAGACCAAgtattttttacacaaattgCTATTCCTTTCACTCAAGACTTTTACCATTTCTTAAACTAATGATATCACATAGGATCATAACAAAGGCACTGAAGAACAGCAGCTGCAACAAGTCGGGAAAGCTAATTCCATTACATACACTAAAATCAAAAGCTGTGAAGTGCGAATTTTTCAACACATTCACATATTTCACACTAAGTtttacaaagaaagaaaagggggaCACACAAACTAAAAGAAGAGCATAGCTCCCCTCGTTCATCTACACGTACTATGCTATACCCGAAGTACAAGAAATTAAGGGGAATAGATTATTGGGCacctaattttaaaaaataatactttgGATATTAAGAATACTTAAACGAATAAATTAATTTCCCTGTAAATGGTAACTTCTCTTTCTATGCCTGGTTGAATGAATATATCCAACCTCATAAAGTTTTATCACCAGAATTTGTATAGCCTTGTTTATCATCTGGAGTTCCGGTTAGAGGAATACCAGAGTTTCTTCTGACAAATTAGgattttctccttttcaaatcCTTTCTCGGCGTCTTCTTTACGGCATCCCCATCTCAGCCCTTTGGCAATGACAACGACCGCATCCACATAATAGTTGGATTCTCGGATTATCGCGTACCCTTTTGGCCTCAGGATCCTATCCATCTCCAAGAGCACATACTTCATCTCACACCTGCCAATATTCTCTAACCTCAGAACCAGAAGTCTTTGGCTTTCATAGCAAGAATCATTACAATAGTTCAGTTTGGAATTGTGAGTACAAAGAAACCCCAGTGACAAATGAGCTGCACCGTCTCCTAGATTATTGTGATCCACTTATCGGATATGCAAATGGAAAATGCAGAGGAAACTCGAGTATAAACTTTCTGCAGTAAACTTCATTGCCCTGAAAGACTAAATTTTGGCTATTAGCATCCAGTTTACTGTTTTGCTCTTTTGTTTCGGCTTTCCTGGAATTGTTTAGTCAACTAGATACTGTTACACTTGTTTTTTGGTGGGCGGGTAAGTATACATGTGTTGTTTCACAAACTAGATATCCTACTTGGTAACTACTATGTCTTCCTTTTTTACATTTTGATAAGCGGCAAATCTACTTCGGGTGTTAAGATTTTGCATCCAGAACATGTCATGTGCTAATGTTTCCCAAAAGGAACTTAGAGCATAAAGCAAGTAATCATGCATAACCTTAAATTCACTACTGGAACCGAGACAACTTGACATGTCATGTGCTAATGTTTCCCAAAAGGAACTTAGAGCATAAAGCAAGTAATCATGCATAACCTTAAATTCACTAATGGAACCAGGCAACATACTTGAACACAGAGAGACTTACCTATGGCTTTCAGCAGTAAAAAGACCATCAAGATGGAGGAGATCATATGTTCGAGGATACGTTGAGAAAGCCTCACACCTACCAACCAAGCAACAATATAATTAAAGAAGTGTCAGAATATTATGCAAAGACCGATAAAGTAAATGAAGCAGCCCAGAAGTTAAGAGTAATTAGCCAGTAGTCCAGGAACAACAACTCGGCATGCTGACAAAGTGCTCCCTGACCAATATGAGTATCAATCATGGAACGGTGGGTCTACTGAATGTATACTTTTACCCTTGCCCTTGTTGCTCAGAGTACCTAGTGCACATGCCATGGTGGTGCTTCAGGACTACTGCATAATTTCCCATCCGGATAGCCCCCTATATGAATGCATTGGAATTACCAGTCATGATAGGTTCCAATGAGTCCCCTGTCATACACAACAGCAAGTGTATTAGAAGCATAGGAAGATACGACATTCATCACCCAAAGGGGATCACCAATCAAAGCCGCAGCAAAACCACCGTAAAGTGTATTCATGTCCATCACATTTCTTATCTTATCGCTCCCAATTGCCTGTACCAATTTCTTATAGTGCTTCGCTCGCACCTTCCACATACTATTATCGCGCCTGAAGGAACCAACACTGCCACCACGGATATCAGCCACCCGTTCGGGCCCTACATGCAATCGTTCGGGCCATTTGGGAAGGGATTTCAGGTCTTTCTTGAGCTTAGGGTTTGGAATGACAACACAAGGACGGAGTGGAGTGTACCATGCCGAATCCGGCTCTGTGCCATCGTCACACTTGGGTGGGTAGGCATCTGGGATGGCGAGCTTAGAATAGCAAGTGTTGTCTTTTGATTTTTGCCACACGGCGATGTCATCCTTTTTGTTGTACAATGTGAAGCACATTGAAGTAAGCAAATCCTGCAACTTTTCGTAGTCGGATTTCTGGTCTTCAATGGTTGTGTTCCAGCCTCTCCAACGGTTTTCATAGTTCACAGGAGGACCGGATAGAATCCAGAAGCCTCCAGGACGGAGTATGCGGTGTATTTCTAGAAGGTAGATCCCacctgaaaaaaattatgattttgatCTGGTTATGAAAACTTGCTATAGCAAATCATGAAAGACAAGCAGCCTTTAACTATTTATACAGGGATAATTCAACAAGCACTCTGTCTACGTAATAAATCAAATTATCAAGTGGAAGAAAACTGAGAATGTGATGGGGATCACATAAGAGACCCAAGAACACCAGCACGTACATGAGGTGTGGACGAAAGCATTAATAGTTATTAGTCtttgatttatttaatttaaggAAGCGAATATGTTATTTAGGAATTTATTGctcattttattttgaaaacatgTTTATTTTAAGTTTGGCTAGCCTATAAATATGAGGCTTGTTACATTCATATGGTACTTTCGACATTGAGAATAAAGATTGAGTAaagaattagggttttcttttctttggcttcttttattttattttgtgggTTCAATCTCGCCGCCCGTCCAGCATCACTATGTCATTCCTGTTGTTGAAGTGCAAACCAACAGTCTGGACAGATAATGAAGGTTATGATCGGTTATAAAAGTCACAAATAAGTGAAATATCAAAAATGCACcactaaacaaaataaattcgGAAAGAAACAAGGAAGTTGATGCACAACAAAGCATAGATACGAAGGCTATATTTCCCCCTTTTTAACAAATAATTGACCTTTTGTCTTTTTGATAGAAACTCAAACTGAATTGGTGTTCTTTAGATTTTTTAGTTGATTGTGTTGCCAGGTCAAAACTAGAACTGCTAGTATGAGTTGAAAGAGATTGATACCAAATTCTGTCCATGGGATAAGACACCTTGAGCAATGAGCCATATCGAATGAGTTTGACGGGAACGGAAGCCTCTGAGTAGAAATGATGCCCAGAATTGCAGGAATTCCACGTTCCAGAGCAAATTGAACTTGAGCCTCGTGATTATCTCTTGGAGCAAGGGAGACTGTTAGAATTCCACGATCTAGTAGATCACCTCCCCAGCTAGCAACCTATTGATTGAACAATGTAAAGACGGATTGATTTAAATATTCAAGAAGTACTACGAATATGATAGTGGTGCGGTAGCCAAATGGTAGCCACAATGTACTCCCATGCATTTAACAGGTTTCAAATCTCACTAACTACATCTAACAATGCTGACTTTCGATGAGCCAAAAAAGTACTACATATATGACCTACTATATTGTCATCTTTGTTACTGCTTCAAAGCTCAATCACAATGTTCTACCCAGATTCAAGCACTTATCTacagagagtttttttttgggtacttaaACGGAGGTGCAGGTATGGTACCCGTCACTTATACCTGGGAGTATTGCCCCGTAACAGCACCCCACTATCTGTCAGGACCTGCCGCATCTATGCGGGGACAGAAGCTAAAGTCCCTGTCCCACCACCTGTTGGTGGTTTTAGGAGAATGTTTAGTCCAATAAGGGGCTATGGAGTTTTGAACATGGGCCCTGTGGCCCCTGTCCAACCAGGTCCTGAGTTTCTGCCATTGAAACAACCTCTCATTGGTCATAGAACATCTAATTATCAGTTGATTGTGTACAGAATAAAAAACTGTAGACCCTTGTATTCATTCAATAAGATCCATCATTGATGTAAA
This region includes:
- the LOC131306643 gene encoding probable methyltransferase PMT21 isoform X2, whose translation is MKHKDGKPFSHPDKSSRVVTMAILLVLLCGFSFYLGGIFCSEKDGYVSKDIAEDAESQSEINAGSGHIQIKPISFPECSSDYQDYTPCTDPKRWKKYSVHRLSFLERHCPPVFEKKECLVPPPDGYQTPIKWPKSRDECWYRNVPYDWINKQKSNQHWLRKEGEKFRFPGGGTMFPNGVSAYVDLMRDLIPEMHDGTIRTAIDTGCGVASWGGDLLDRGILTVSLAPRDNHEAQVQFALERGIPAILGIISTQRLPFPSNSFDMAHCSRCLIPWTEFGGIYLLEIHRILRPGGFWILSGPPVNYENRWRGWNTTIEDQKSDYEKLQDLLTSMCFTLYNKKDDIAVWQKSKDNTCYSKLAIPDAYPPKCDDGTEPDSAWYTPLRPCVVIPNPKLKKDLKSLPKWPERLHVGPERVADIRGGSVGSFRRDNSMWKVRAKHYKKLVQAIGSDKIRNVMDMNTLYGGFAAALIGDPLWVMNVVSSYASNTLAVVYDRGLIGTYHDWCEAFSTYPRTYDLLHLDGLFTAESHRCEMKYVLLEMDRILRPKGYAIIRESNYYVDAVVVIAKGLRWGCRKEDAEKGFEKEKILICQKKLWYSSNRNSR
- the LOC131306643 gene encoding probable methyltransferase PMT21 isoform X1, translated to MQLFGGYVLELCAFGFCWIVSVWILQKKNENTERLLLGSETMKHKDGKPFSHPDKSSRVVTMAILLVLLCGFSFYLGGIFCSEKDGYVSKDIAEDAESQSEINAGSGHIQIKPISFPECSSDYQDYTPCTDPKRWKKYSVHRLSFLERHCPPVFEKKECLVPPPDGYQTPIKWPKSRDECWYRNVPYDWINKQKSNQHWLRKEGEKFRFPGGGTMFPNGVSAYVDLMRDLIPEMHDGTIRTAIDTGCGVASWGGDLLDRGILTVSLAPRDNHEAQVQFALERGIPAILGIISTQRLPFPSNSFDMAHCSRCLIPWTEFGGIYLLEIHRILRPGGFWILSGPPVNYENRWRGWNTTIEDQKSDYEKLQDLLTSMCFTLYNKKDDIAVWQKSKDNTCYSKLAIPDAYPPKCDDGTEPDSAWYTPLRPCVVIPNPKLKKDLKSLPKWPERLHVGPERVADIRGGSVGSFRRDNSMWKVRAKHYKKLVQAIGSDKIRNVMDMNTLYGGFAAALIGDPLWVMNVVSSYASNTLAVVYDRGLIGTYHDWCEAFSTYPRTYDLLHLDGLFTAESHRCEMKYVLLEMDRILRPKGYAIIRESNYYVDAVVVIAKGLRWGCRKEDAEKGFEKEKILICQKKLWYSSNRNSR